The Corynebacterium comes genome window below encodes:
- a CDS encoding VIT1/CCC1 transporter family protein: MNEVPSRAQISRWRRYLANERAEAALYRQLARKKNGEEREILLALADSEARHEEFWREKLGEYVGFPRQPDLNTRLMGFMARRFGSVFTLALMQTAEARNPYVKDEDASSQIAADERIHAEVVRGLAARGRERMSGSFRAAVFGANDGLVSNLALVVGIMGSGVSSNLILLTGVSGLLAGALSMAAGEYVSVSSQRELLEASTPHPKAHTLLPSLDVDANELVLVYRARGMGEKEAADKARSEFSRMALEQAIGLDREDSPGGLDTWESPGEVVGSPWAAAGSSFLFFAGGAFIPIIPFLFGASPMVGAVIAMVLVSVALMFTGGVVGVLSGKPPWTRAIRQLTIGLGAAAITYLLGMAFGTVVG; this comes from the coding sequence ATCAACGAAGTGCCGAGCCGAGCGCAGATCAGCCGGTGGCGTCGCTACCTGGCCAACGAGCGTGCAGAGGCCGCCCTCTACCGCCAGCTCGCCCGCAAGAAGAACGGGGAGGAACGCGAGATCCTGTTGGCGCTGGCCGATTCCGAGGCCCGTCATGAGGAGTTCTGGCGCGAGAAGCTGGGGGAGTACGTCGGCTTTCCCCGCCAGCCAGACCTGAACACCCGCCTGATGGGGTTCATGGCGAGGCGTTTCGGCTCCGTGTTCACTCTGGCCCTCATGCAGACGGCGGAGGCCCGCAACCCCTACGTCAAGGACGAGGACGCGTCCTCGCAGATCGCCGCCGACGAGCGCATCCACGCTGAGGTCGTCCGTGGGCTCGCAGCGCGGGGCCGGGAGCGGATGTCGGGTAGTTTCCGGGCCGCGGTGTTCGGCGCGAACGACGGCCTGGTGTCCAACCTGGCGCTGGTCGTGGGCATCATGGGTTCGGGTGTGTCCTCGAACCTGATCCTGCTCACCGGCGTCTCGGGCCTGCTGGCGGGCGCGTTGTCGATGGCGGCGGGGGAGTACGTCTCCGTCAGCTCCCAGCGTGAACTACTGGAGGCCTCCACCCCGCACCCGAAGGCTCACACCCTGCTGCCCTCGCTCGACGTCGACGCCAACGAGCTGGTGCTGGTCTACCGTGCCCGGGGCATGGGGGAGAAGGAGGCCGCGGACAAGGCGAGGTCGGAGTTCTCCCGGATGGCGCTGGAGCAGGCGATCGGCCTGGACCGGGAGGACAGCCCCGGCGGGTTGGACACGTGGGAGAGCCCGGGCGAGGTCGTCGGTTCACCGTGGGCCGCCGCAGGATCGAGTTTCCTCTTCTTCGCCGGCGGCGCCTTCATCCCGATCATCCCGTTCCTCTTCGGCGCTTCACCGATGGTGGGGGCGGTCATCGCGATGGTGCTGGTCTCGGTGGCGTTGATGTTCACCGGTGGGGTGGTGGGTGTGCTCTCGGGCAAGCCGCCATGGACCAGGGCGATCCGTCAGCTGACGATCGGTCTGGGTGCCGCAGCGATCACCTATCTGCTGGGCATGGCCTTCGGCACAGTGGTGGGTTAG
- a CDS encoding isoprenyl transferase, protein MKNNPAAFTPPDIPAQFIPEHIALVMDGNGRWAQQRGLKRTEGHKRGEAVLMDVVDACLALGVPYLSAYAFSTENWRRSTDEVRFLMGFNRDVLRRQRNELNEKGVRVRWVGRRPRLWRSVIRELESAEELTRDNTRMTLAMCVNYGGRAELVDAARDIARLAAAGQLRPEQITEETFPQFLDEPDMPDVDLFLRPSGEKRTSNFLPWHSAYAEMVYQDKLFPDFTPQDLYDAVLEYASRDRRFGGAKP, encoded by the coding sequence GTGAAGAACAATCCCGCAGCATTCACCCCGCCGGATATTCCGGCCCAGTTCATTCCCGAACACATCGCCCTGGTGATGGACGGCAACGGCCGGTGGGCGCAGCAGCGGGGGCTCAAACGCACGGAGGGGCACAAGCGTGGCGAGGCCGTCCTCATGGACGTCGTCGACGCCTGTCTGGCACTGGGTGTGCCGTACCTCTCGGCCTATGCCTTCTCCACGGAGAACTGGCGTCGTTCCACCGATGAGGTCCGTTTCCTCATGGGCTTCAACCGGGACGTGCTGCGTCGTCAGCGTAATGAGCTCAACGAGAAGGGCGTGCGGGTCCGCTGGGTCGGCCGCCGTCCCCGCCTGTGGCGCAGCGTGATCAGGGAGCTGGAGTCGGCGGAGGAGCTGACCCGGGACAACACCCGCATGACCCTGGCCATGTGCGTGAATTACGGCGGCCGCGCCGAGCTTGTCGACGCCGCGCGGGACATCGCCCGCCTCGCCGCGGCCGGTCAGCTGCGCCCGGAGCAGATCACCGAGGAGACGTTCCCGCAGTTCCTCGACGAGCCGGACATGCCGGACGTCGATCTGTTCCTGCGGCCCTCGGGGGAGAAGCGGACCTCGAATTTCCTGCCGTGGCACTCCGCGTACGCGGAGATGGTCTACCAGGACAAGCTGTTCCCGGACTTCACTCCGCAGGATCTCTATGATGCGGTGCTGGAGTACGCTTCTCGTGACCGCCGTTTCGGTGGCGCCAAGCCTTAA
- the recO gene encoding DNA repair protein RecO: MRRESYRDRALVVRTYDFGEADRIVVLLTRNHGIKRGVAKGVRRGKSRFGSRLQHFVDIDVQLYPGRNLESITGADTVAYYGSGIIDDYERYTASCAALESAERLAGDGEDPWLFDHLTETLARMQTTKHPTVVLDAFLLQAMAQAGWGPGLFDCAQCGGAGPHHAFHPAVGGAACVKCRPPGSAEVPEESLHLMWLLDNAHWPAALELVESAEGHHLSAVAHQLTRAHLQWHLEQKITSLGVMDQT, encoded by the coding sequence ATGCGCAGGGAGTCGTACCGCGACCGGGCTCTGGTGGTGCGGACCTATGATTTCGGCGAGGCGGACCGCATCGTCGTCCTGTTGACCCGGAATCACGGGATAAAACGGGGCGTCGCAAAGGGGGTGCGGCGGGGGAAGTCCCGTTTCGGCAGCAGGCTGCAGCATTTCGTGGACATCGATGTGCAGTTGTATCCGGGGCGGAACCTGGAGTCGATCACGGGCGCGGACACCGTCGCCTATTACGGATCCGGCATCATCGACGACTACGAGCGCTACACGGCCTCGTGTGCGGCGTTGGAGTCCGCCGAGCGGCTGGCCGGCGACGGCGAAGATCCCTGGCTCTTCGACCATCTGACGGAGACCCTCGCCCGGATGCAGACCACCAAGCATCCCACAGTGGTTCTGGATGCCTTCCTGCTGCAGGCGATGGCGCAGGCCGGCTGGGGGCCCGGTCTCTTCGACTGTGCGCAGTGTGGGGGCGCCGGCCCGCACCATGCGTTCCATCCGGCGGTGGGCGGGGCGGCGTGCGTCAAGTGCCGGCCGCCAGGTTCGGCGGAGGTGCCGGAGGAGTCGCTGCACCTGATGTGGTTGCTGGATAATGCGCACTGGCCCGCAGCCCTCGAACTCGTGGAATCCGCGGAAGGCCACCACCTCAGTGCGGTGGCGCACCAGCTGACCAGGGCGCACCTGCAGTGGCACCTGGAGCAGAAGATCACCAGTCTGGGCGTGATGGACCAGACCTGA
- the era gene encoding GTPase Era, producing MSSFTDTPDGFRSGFVSFVGRPNTGKSTLTNALVGEKIAITANQPETTRHPIRGIVHRPDAQIIVVDTPGLHKPRTLLGERLNEIVKETYADVDLIGFTVPADEKIGPGDRWILENVRKVVPNTPILGIVTKLDKVSKDQVGAQLMALHELLGGEAEVVPVSAADGTQVDVLLDVMTSLLPEGPKFYPDDHVTDDDTNTRISELIREAALEGLKDELPHSVAVEVDEMLPNEEQPDRLDIHAIIYVEREGQKSIIVGKDGRRLGRIIHNSRQEIIKLLGHNVYLDLRIKVLKNWQSDPKSLGRLGF from the coding sequence ATCAGCAGTTTCACGGACACCCCGGACGGCTTCCGCTCCGGCTTCGTCAGTTTTGTCGGCCGCCCGAACACGGGTAAGTCGACGCTCACCAACGCTCTGGTGGGCGAGAAGATCGCGATCACCGCGAACCAGCCGGAGACGACCCGCCACCCGATCCGTGGCATCGTGCATCGCCCGGACGCCCAGATCATCGTGGTGGATACGCCGGGGCTGCATAAGCCGCGGACGTTGCTGGGTGAGCGTCTCAATGAGATCGTCAAGGAGACGTACGCGGACGTCGACCTCATCGGCTTCACCGTGCCGGCGGACGAGAAGATCGGCCCCGGTGACCGTTGGATCCTGGAGAACGTGCGCAAGGTGGTGCCGAATACGCCGATCCTGGGCATCGTGACCAAGCTGGACAAGGTGTCGAAGGACCAGGTCGGCGCGCAGCTGATGGCGCTGCATGAGTTGCTGGGCGGCGAGGCCGAGGTGGTTCCGGTGTCTGCGGCGGACGGCACGCAGGTGGATGTGCTTCTCGACGTCATGACGTCGCTCCTGCCCGAGGGTCCGAAGTTCTATCCGGACGATCATGTCACCGACGATGACACCAACACCCGTATCTCGGAGCTGATCCGTGAGGCCGCGCTCGAGGGTCTGAAGGACGAGCTGCCGCACTCGGTGGCCGTCGAGGTCGATGAGATGCTGCCGAACGAGGAGCAGCCGGACCGCCTGGATATCCACGCGATCATTTACGTGGAGCGGGAGGGGCAGAAGTCGATCATCGTGGGTAAGGACGGTCGTCGTCTGGGCCGGATCATCCACAATTCCCGCCAGGAGATCATCAAGCTGCTGGGCCATAACGTGTACCTGGATCTGCGCATCAAGGTGCTGAAGAACTGGCAGTCGGATCCGAAGTCCCTGGGCCGCCTGGGCTTCTAG
- the pdxY gene encoding pyridoxal kinase PdxY, producing MNILSIQSSVAYGHVGNSAAVFPLQRLGHEVWPVYTVNYSNHTGYGAWRGPMIPASDVAEVIKGIEERGVLSRVDAVLSGYQGGSDIADVIIDAVARVKAANPAALYSCDPVMGNAKSGCFVSDTIPPLLRDRVVPVADIITPNQFELSFLTGHEASDLASTLGAVDAARDMGPSTVLVTSLERPEREEGTIEMLAVNDSGAWLVKTPYLPFKRNGSGDVTAALFTGHYVSTGDAADALARTASSVFDLLTTTYEADSRELLLVESQEAYANPRMQFTVEQVR from the coding sequence GTGAACATCCTCTCGATCCAGTCCTCAGTGGCTTACGGCCATGTCGGCAACTCCGCCGCCGTCTTCCCGCTCCAGCGCCTGGGCCATGAGGTGTGGCCGGTGTACACCGTCAACTACTCCAACCACACCGGCTACGGCGCCTGGCGCGGCCCGATGATCCCGGCCTCCGACGTCGCCGAAGTGATCAAGGGCATCGAGGAGCGCGGCGTCCTCTCGCGTGTCGACGCCGTCCTCTCCGGCTACCAGGGCGGCTCCGACATCGCCGACGTGATCATCGACGCCGTGGCCCGTGTCAAGGCCGCCAACCCCGCGGCCCTCTACTCCTGCGACCCGGTCATGGGGAACGCCAAGTCCGGCTGCTTCGTCTCCGACACCATCCCGCCGCTGCTGCGCGACCGGGTCGTCCCGGTCGCCGACATCATCACCCCCAACCAGTTCGAGCTCAGCTTCCTCACCGGCCACGAGGCCTCCGACCTGGCCTCCACCCTCGGTGCCGTGGACGCCGCCCGCGACATGGGCCCCTCCACGGTCCTGGTCACCTCGCTGGAGCGTCCCGAGCGTGAGGAGGGCACCATCGAGATGCTCGCCGTCAACGACTCCGGCGCCTGGCTGGTGAAGACCCCGTACCTGCCCTTCAAGCGCAACGGCTCCGGTGACGTCACCGCTGCCCTGTTCACCGGCCACTACGTCTCCACCGGTGACGCTGCCGACGCCCTGGCCCGCACGGCCTCCTCGGTGTTCGACCTGCTCACCACCACCTACGAGGCGGACTCCCGCGAGCTGCTCCTGGTCGAGTCCCAGGAGGCATACGCCAACCCGCGGATGCAGTTCACGGTCGAGCAGGTCCGGTAG
- a CDS encoding hemolysin family protein — MDIDVVWLGTVTVLALALSGLLGTVESAVSSISRARVDAMVKDDVSGARSLLDVLDRRADHINLLILLKTLLDATAAVFAAALAREYIASDLWAITLAIVAVTVISYAIIGVFARTMGRKNPYSISLRSGMVLQTVAFVLGPVARLLIWLGNLIAPGAGFRHGPYATEVELREMVDIAQEHGIVEVEERRMIQSVFDLASTTARQVMVPRTEMIWIESDKHAGQATTLCVRSGHSRVPVVGENIDDIVGIVYIKDLVRHTYHLTDGGASVCVADVMRPATFVPESKNLDELLHEMQRDQVHMSMLVDEYGGIAGLITLEDILEEIVGEIADEYDLAEIAPIERLDDRTYRAVSRLSLEDLTEEIHDDLDIDVEFSEEVREQVESVAGLIGYEIGRVPLPGSTVDTCGLRLTAEGGRDRRGRVRVRSVLVDVLPDAGQPPEDD, encoded by the coding sequence ATGGACATTGATGTCGTCTGGCTGGGCACGGTCACCGTCCTGGCGCTCGCTCTGTCCGGCCTGCTAGGCACCGTCGAGTCGGCGGTCAGCTCCATCTCGCGGGCGCGCGTGGACGCCATGGTCAAGGACGACGTCAGCGGCGCGCGCTCGCTTCTCGACGTCCTCGACCGTCGCGCCGACCACATCAACCTGCTCATCCTGCTGAAGACGCTTCTCGACGCCACCGCCGCCGTCTTCGCCGCCGCCCTGGCCCGGGAGTACATCGCCTCCGATCTGTGGGCCATCACCCTGGCGATCGTGGCGGTGACGGTGATCAGCTACGCCATCATCGGCGTGTTCGCCCGCACCATGGGCCGGAAGAACCCGTACTCCATCTCCCTGCGCTCCGGCATGGTGCTGCAGACCGTGGCGTTCGTGCTCGGCCCGGTGGCGCGTCTGCTCATCTGGCTGGGCAACCTCATCGCCCCGGGTGCGGGTTTCCGCCACGGCCCCTACGCCACCGAGGTCGAGCTGCGGGAGATGGTGGACATCGCCCAGGAGCACGGCATCGTGGAGGTGGAGGAGCGGCGCATGATCCAGTCGGTCTTCGACCTCGCCTCCACCACCGCCCGCCAGGTCATGGTGCCGCGTACCGAGATGATCTGGATCGAGTCGGACAAGCACGCCGGCCAGGCGACCACCCTGTGCGTGCGCTCCGGTCATTCCCGGGTGCCGGTCGTGGGCGAGAACATCGACGACATCGTCGGCATCGTCTACATCAAGGACCTCGTCCGCCACACCTATCACCTCACCGACGGCGGCGCCTCCGTCTGCGTCGCCGACGTCATGCGCCCGGCGACCTTCGTGCCCGAATCCAAGAACCTCGATGAACTGCTCCACGAGATGCAGCGCGACCAGGTCCACATGTCCATGCTCGTCGACGAGTACGGCGGCATCGCCGGCCTGATCACCCTGGAGGACATCCTCGAGGAGATCGTCGGTGAGATCGCCGACGAGTACGACCTCGCCGAGATCGCCCCCATCGAGCGTCTTGACGACCGCACCTACCGCGCCGTCTCCCGCCTCTCCCTGGAGGACCTCACGGAGGAGATCCACGACGACCTGGACATCGACGTCGAGTTCTCCGAGGAGGTCCGCGAGCAGGTCGAATCCGTCGCCGGACTCATCGGCTACGAGATCGGCCGGGTGCCCCTGCCGGGTTCCACCGTGGACACCTGCGGGCTGCGCCTGACCGCCGAGGGCGGCCGCGACCGCCGCGGCCGGGTCCGCGTGCGCTCCGTGCTGGTCGACGTGCTTCCGGACGCTGGTCAGCCCCCCGAGGACGACTGA
- the ybeY gene encoding rRNA maturation RNase YbeY yields MSIEVFNESGYEGVNEEMLIDVASFALGEMDIHPDAEASIHIVDLATITDLHVRWLDLEGATDVMTFPMDELTPGSGTALGGRPDSKQPGPALLGDIVLSPEFAARQAVAAGHGLDHELALLTVHGCLHLLGYDHATPAEEREMFALQNELLADWYDDVKKRGVKYQPKPTGAQAFPSAADRQALDEIVPGGGLPAIGEPAGDK; encoded by the coding sequence ATGAGCATCGAGGTCTTCAACGAATCCGGCTACGAGGGTGTGAACGAGGAGATGCTCATCGACGTCGCCTCCTTCGCCCTCGGCGAGATGGACATCCATCCTGACGCCGAGGCGTCCATCCACATCGTGGACCTGGCCACCATCACCGACCTGCACGTGCGCTGGCTCGACCTCGAGGGCGCCACCGACGTGATGACCTTCCCCATGGATGAGCTCACCCCGGGGTCCGGGACAGCACTGGGCGGTCGGCCCGATTCCAAGCAGCCCGGCCCGGCGCTGCTGGGCGACATCGTGCTCAGCCCGGAGTTCGCCGCCAGGCAGGCCGTCGCCGCAGGTCACGGCCTGGATCATGAGCTGGCGCTGCTCACCGTCCACGGGTGCCTGCACCTGCTGGGCTATGACCACGCCACGCCCGCCGAGGAACGCGAGATGTTCGCCCTGCAGAACGAGCTGCTCGCGGACTGGTACGACGACGTGAAGAAACGCGGCGTCAAGTACCAGCCCAAGCCCACCGGCGCGCAGGCCTTCCCGTCGGCCGCCGACCGTCAGGCCCTCGATGAGATCGTGCCGGGTGGCGGTCTGCCGGCCATCGGGGAACCCGCCGGGGACAAGTAA
- a CDS encoding PhoH family protein, giving the protein MASEVITRKIEIDSVYAQSVLGINDENMRVLDNLIDADFHARGHVIRVTGPDHEVARAVKVIEELESIARRGHVISPDSVKQAVSIVTVETPQSVTDVLASDIVSRRGRTIRPKTLGQKEYVDAIDDHTVIFGIGPAGSGKTYLAVAKAVQALQAKQVSRIILTRPAVEAGEKLGFLPGTLSDKIDPYLRPLYDALRDMLDPEMIPKLMEAGVIEVAPLAYMRGRTLNDAFVILDEAQNTTPAQMKMFLTRLGFGSKMVVTGDITQVDLPTGQKSGLRLVRHILRDVEGIHFAELSSKDVVRHSLVGRIVDAYDSYEENIQQ; this is encoded by the coding sequence GTGGCATCAGAGGTCATCACGAGGAAAATCGAGATCGATTCGGTGTACGCCCAGTCGGTGCTGGGCATCAATGACGAGAACATGCGGGTGCTGGACAATCTGATCGACGCGGACTTCCACGCCCGTGGACACGTCATCCGGGTCACCGGCCCCGACCATGAGGTCGCGCGCGCCGTGAAGGTGATCGAGGAACTGGAGTCGATCGCGCGGCGGGGGCACGTCATTTCGCCGGATTCGGTGAAGCAGGCTGTCTCGATAGTCACGGTGGAGACCCCGCAGTCCGTCACGGACGTCCTCGCCAGCGACATCGTCTCCCGCCGCGGCCGGACGATCCGCCCGAAGACGCTGGGGCAGAAGGAGTACGTCGACGCGATCGACGACCACACCGTCATCTTCGGCATCGGCCCCGCCGGCTCCGGCAAGACCTACCTGGCGGTGGCCAAGGCGGTGCAGGCCCTGCAGGCGAAGCAGGTCAGCCGCATCATCCTCACCCGCCCGGCGGTGGAGGCAGGTGAGAAGCTCGGCTTCCTGCCCGGCACCCTGAGCGACAAGATCGACCCGTACCTGCGTCCGCTCTATGACGCGCTGCGGGACATGCTGGATCCGGAGATGATCCCCAAGCTCATGGAGGCCGGCGTCATCGAGGTCGCGCCCCTGGCCTACATGCGCGGCCGCACGCTCAATGACGCCTTCGTCATCCTCGACGAGGCCCAGAACACCACCCCGGCGCAGATGAAGATGTTCCTCACCCGCCTGGGCTTCGGCTCGAAGATGGTGGTCACCGGCGACATCACCCAGGTCGACCTGCCCACGGGCCAGAAGTCCGGCCTCCGCCTGGTCCGCCACATCCTGCGCGACGTGGAGGGCATCCACTTCGCGGAGCTGTCCAGCAAGGACGTTGTCCGTCATTCGCTCGTCGGCCGCATCGTCGACGCCTACGACTCCTACGAGGAGAACATCCAGCAATGA
- a CDS encoding 16S rRNA (uracil(1498)-N(3))-methyltransferase, protein MSLPVFVHPGPFDGHVVLDGPEGRHAVAVKRIQAGEHIMLIDGLGAHAVVLVTATRGKDELTGEVVERGVDKQPRPAVTVAQALPKAERSELAVDLATQAGADAIVPWQAERCVARWAGPKAAKGVAKWEAAALAAAKQSRRTRIPQIHEPVTTAQLAELIAGKTALVLHEDSAVPLREIDLDADEIVLIVGPEGGIGPEELARLTDAGARAVRLGPEVLRTASAAMVALSAIGVLTGRW, encoded by the coding sequence ATGAGCCTCCCCGTCTTCGTCCATCCGGGTCCCTTCGACGGGCACGTCGTTCTTGACGGCCCGGAGGGTCGTCATGCGGTGGCCGTGAAGCGTATCCAGGCCGGCGAGCACATCATGCTCATCGACGGCCTCGGCGCCCATGCGGTCGTCCTCGTCACCGCCACGCGCGGGAAGGATGAGCTGACGGGCGAGGTGGTGGAACGGGGCGTCGATAAGCAGCCGCGGCCGGCGGTGACGGTGGCGCAGGCGCTGCCGAAGGCGGAGCGCTCGGAGCTCGCGGTGGATCTGGCCACGCAGGCCGGGGCCGATGCGATCGTGCCCTGGCAGGCGGAGCGGTGCGTGGCCCGGTGGGCGGGCCCGAAGGCCGCGAAGGGTGTGGCGAAGTGGGAGGCCGCGGCGTTGGCGGCGGCGAAGCAGTCCCGGCGGACCCGCATCCCGCAGATCCATGAGCCGGTGACAACGGCGCAGCTCGCGGAGCTGATCGCGGGGAAGACGGCGCTGGTCCTGCACGAGGATTCGGCTGTCCCGCTGCGTGAGATCGACCTGGATGCGGACGAGATCGTGCTGATCGTCGGGCCCGAGGGCGGCATCGGCCCGGAGGAGCTGGCGCGTCTGACGGACGCCGGGGCCCGGGCCGTGCGGCTGGGGCCGGAGGTGCTGCGGACGGCGAGTGCCGCGATGGTGGCGCTGTCGGCCATCGGTGTGCTCACTGGGCGCTGGTAG
- the dnaJ gene encoding molecular chaperone DnaJ, which translates to MARDYYGILGVDKSATDTEIKKAYRKLARKYHPDVNPSEEAAEKFREASVAHEVLTDPEKRRIVDMGGDPMEQGNGGMPGGYGGGGFGDIFEAFFGGGAGGSRGPRSRVQPGNDALLRIAISLEDAFSGVKKDITVDTAVLCDHCEGTGSESKAKPVTCGECHGSGEVQEVQRSFLGNIMTSRPCPTCDGFGEIIKDPCTRCSGGGRVKKRRDLVVNVPAGINNGMRIRMAGQGEVGHGGGPAGDLYVEISMLPHKVFQRDGDNLHLNVSVPAVDAALGAQAGVEDLAGETLTIDIPAGTQPNQQIRLGGQGMPRLRTEGRGDLIAHVTVTVPTELDDKTRELFEQIREHRAEVSSVDRDGEDSGFFSRLKGKFRNR; encoded by the coding sequence GTGGCACGTGACTATTACGGAATTCTGGGCGTCGACAAGTCTGCGACGGATACCGAGATCAAGAAGGCGTACCGCAAGCTGGCCAGGAAGTATCACCCGGATGTGAACCCTTCCGAGGAGGCTGCGGAGAAGTTCCGGGAGGCGTCGGTGGCGCACGAGGTGCTCACCGATCCGGAGAAGCGCCGCATCGTCGACATGGGCGGGGACCCGATGGAGCAGGGCAACGGCGGCATGCCGGGCGGCTACGGCGGGGGAGGTTTCGGGGACATCTTCGAGGCGTTCTTCGGCGGTGGCGCCGGTGGTTCGCGTGGTCCGCGTTCGCGTGTCCAGCCGGGCAATGACGCCCTGCTGCGCATCGCGATCTCCCTGGAGGACGCCTTCTCGGGTGTGAAGAAGGACATCACGGTGGACACTGCTGTGCTGTGTGACCACTGTGAGGGCACGGGTTCGGAGTCGAAGGCGAAGCCGGTGACCTGTGGTGAGTGCCATGGTTCCGGTGAGGTGCAGGAGGTGCAGCGTTCCTTCCTGGGCAACATCATGACCTCGCGTCCCTGCCCGACGTGTGATGGTTTCGGTGAGATCATCAAGGATCCCTGCACCCGTTGTTCGGGTGGTGGCCGGGTGAAGAAGCGTCGTGACCTGGTGGTCAACGTGCCGGCCGGCATCAACAACGGCATGCGCATCCGCATGGCGGGCCAGGGCGAGGTGGGCCACGGTGGTGGCCCGGCGGGTGATCTGTACGTGGAGATCTCCATGCTGCCGCACAAGGTGTTCCAGCGTGACGGCGACAACCTGCACCTGAACGTCTCGGTCCCGGCCGTCGACGCAGCGCTGGGCGCCCAGGCGGGTGTGGAGGATCTGGCGGGGGAGACCCTGACCATCGACATCCCGGCCGGTACCCAGCCGAACCAGCAGATCCGCCTGGGTGGGCAGGGCATGCCGCGCCTGCGCACCGAGGGCCGGGGTGACCTCATCGCGCACGTCACCGTCACCGTCCCGACGGAACTGGACGACAAGACCCGTGAGCTCTTCGAGCAGATCCGCGAGCACCGCGCCGAGGTCTCCAGCGTCGACCGGGACGGCGAGGACTCCGGGTTCTTCTCCCGCCTGAAGGGTAAGTTCCGCAACCGATGA
- the hrcA gene encoding heat-inducible transcriptional repressor HrcA codes for MAGLTDVRRQEVLRAIVADYIASHEPVGSKALLERHRLNVSSATIRNDMAVLESEGYIVQQHASSGRIPTEKGYRRFVDHIHELKPLSAPERRAIISFLEDGVDLEDVLRRSVQLLAQLTRQAAVVQLPNLKLSRVKHVEVVALGPTRLLLVLITDSGRVDQRNVELDELIDADGVHLLRDLLNGALAGRTLTEGSTSLAELAQNPPAQIRSAVIRSATRLIETLVEQPTDRLILAGTSNLTRIARDFPAGLPSVIEALEEQVTVLKLLANVPDLGNVSVLIGGENEDEDLHDASVVATGYGSDGHTLGGLGVVGPTFMDYPGTISKVSAVARYVSRVLAGE; via the coding sequence ATGGCTGGTTTGACGGATGTCCGTAGGCAGGAGGTTCTGCGCGCGATCGTGGCGGATTACATCGCCTCCCATGAGCCGGTGGGTTCGAAGGCTCTGTTGGAGCGGCATCGGCTGAATGTGTCGAGCGCGACGATCCGCAATGACATGGCGGTGCTCGAGTCGGAGGGCTACATCGTGCAGCAGCACGCGAGCTCGGGCCGGATTCCCACGGAGAAGGGTTACCGCCGGTTCGTGGATCACATCCATGAGTTGAAGCCGTTGTCGGCGCCGGAGCGTCGGGCGATCATCAGTTTCCTGGAGGATGGTGTGGATCTGGAGGACGTGTTGCGTCGTTCGGTCCAGTTGCTCGCCCAGTTGACGCGCCAGGCGGCGGTGGTGCAGTTGCCGAATCTGAAGTTGTCGCGTGTGAAGCATGTGGAGGTGGTGGCGCTCGGTCCGACGCGTCTGCTGCTGGTGCTGATCACGGATTCGGGTCGTGTGGATCAGCGCAACGTGGAGCTCGATGAGCTTATCGACGCCGACGGGGTCCATCTCCTGCGTGATCTGCTCAACGGTGCGTTGGCGGGCAGGACCCTGACGGAGGGGTCGACGAGTCTGGCGGAGTTGGCGCAGAATCCGCCGGCGCAGATCCGCAGTGCGGTGATCAGGAGTGCGACGCGGCTGATCGAGACGCTGGTGGAGCAGCCGACCGACCGGTTGATTCTGGCGGGGACGTCGAATCTGACGCGTATCGCGCGGGATTTCCCGGCTGGCCTGCCGAGCGTGATTGAGGCGCTGGAGGAGCAGGTCACTGTCCTGAAGTTGCTGGCGAACGTGCCGGACCTGGGTAACGTGAGTGTGCTCATCGGTGGAGAGAACGAGGACGAGGATCTGCATGATGCCTCGGTCGTGGCCACGGGTTACGGTTCGGACGGGCATACGCTCGGCGGGCTGGGCGTGGTGGGGCCGACGTTCATGGACTATCCGGGAACAATCTCGAAGGTCTCGGCCGTTGCACGGTATGTCAGCCGAGTTCTGGCTGGCGAGTAA